From one Triticum aestivum cultivar Chinese Spring chromosome 4B, IWGSC CS RefSeq v2.1, whole genome shotgun sequence genomic stretch:
- the LOC123094196 gene encoding inorganic phosphate transporter 1-11, with the protein MAENGAGGGGGGQNLAVLDALDSARTQMYHMKAIVIAGMGFFTDAYDLFCITTVSKLLGRLYYPDSNADIGKPGTMPVRINNMVTGVALVGTLMGQLVFGYFGDKLGRKRVYGITLVLMAVCAIGSGLSFGSSASAVIGTLCFFRFWLGFGIGGDYPLSATIMSEYANKKTRGAFIAAVFAMQGVGIIFAGLVSMIVSAIFLHYNPAPAWNVHHGWTVDHQIEQWPGADYMWRVVLMLGAFPALATFYWRMKMPETARYTALIEGNAKQATNDMQKVLEIRIDEEQEKLSKFRAANEYSLLSMEFARRHGLHLIGTTTTWFLLDIAFYSQNLTQKDIFPAINLTGPPGTMSALKEVFVISRAMFLIALFGTFPGYWVTVALIDKMGRYLIQLLGFFMMSLFMLVMGIKYEYLKDKGHALFAILYALTFFFANFGPNSTTFVLPAELFPTRVRSTCHAISAASGKAGAIVAAFGVQTLTLKGDPKHMKQALILLSVTNMFGFFFTFLVPETMGRSLEEISGEDGNVAGAAAGHVDKDVEKAPPSSTEWQPPSSMN; encoded by the exons ATGGCGGAGAatggggcgggcggcggcggaggggggcAGAACCTCGCGGTGCTGGACGCGCTGGACTCGGCGCGCACCCAGATGTACCACATGAAGGCCATCGTCATCGCCGGCATGGGCTTCTTCACCGACGCCTACGACCTCTTCTGCATCACCACCGTCTCCAAGCTGCTCGGCCGCCTCTACTACCCGGACAGCAACGCCGACATCGGCAAACCCGGCACCATGCCCGTGCGCATCAACAACATGGTCACGGGGGTCGCGCTCGTCGGCACCCTCATGGGCCAGCTCGTCTTCGGCTACTTCGGGGACAAGCTCGGCCGCAAGCGCGTCTACGGGATCACGCTCGTCCTCATGGCCGTCTGCGCCATCGGCTCCGGCCTCTCCTTCGGGAGCTCCGCCAGCGCCGTCATCGGCACGCTCTGCTTCTTCCGCTTCTGGCTCGGCTTCGGCATCGGCGGGGACTACCCGCTCTCCGCCACAATCATGTCCGAGTACGCCAACAAGAAGACccgcggcgccttcatcgccgccGTCTTCGCCATGCAGGGGGTCGGAATCATCTTCGCCGGCCTCGTGTCCATGATCGTCTCCGCCATTTTCCTCCACTACAACCCTGCACCGGCGTGGAATGTGCACCATGGCTGGACAGTTGATCATCAGATTGAGCAGTGGCCCGGGGCGGACTACATGTGGCGCGTCGTGCTCATGCTCGGGGCATTCCCCGCGTTGGCCACCTTCTACTGGCGGATGAAGATGCCCGAGACCGCCAGGTACACCGCTCTCATCGAGGGTAACGCCAAGCAGGCTACCAACGACATGCAGAAAGTGCTGGAGATCCGCATCGACGAGGAGCAGGAGAAGCTCTCAAAGTTCAGGGCAGCCAACGAATACTCTCTGCTGTCCATGGAGTTCGCGCGGCGTCACGGTTTGCACCTCATCGGCACCACCACCACGTGGTTCCTCCTCGACATCGCCTTCTACAGCCAGAACCTCACACAAAAGGACATCTTCCCAGCCATCAACCTCACCGGTCCCCCGGGCACCATGAGTGCCCTCAAAGAGGTGTTCGTGATATCACGAGCCATGTTCCTCATCGCCCTCTTCGGTACTTTCCCAGGCTACTGGGTCACCGTGGCCCTCATCGACAAGATGGGAag GTACTTGATCCAGCTCCTTGGTTTCTTCATGATGTCCTTGttcatgctagtgatgggcatcaAATACGAATACCTCAAGGACAAGGGCCACGCCCTATTCGCCATCCTGTACGCGCTCACATTCTTCTTCGCAAACTTCGGGCCCAACAGCACCACCTTCGTGCTGCCGGCCGAGCTATTCCCCACGCGTGTCCGCTCTACATGCCACGCCATCAGCGCCGCGTCGGGCAAGGCAGGCGCCATCGTCGCCGCCTTCGGGGTGCAGACCCTCACCCTCAAGGGCGACCCCAAGCACATGAAGCAGGCGCTCATTCTCCTCTCTGTCACCAACATGTTCGGCTTCTTCTTCACCTTCCTCGTCCCCGAGACGATGGGCCGATCGCTCGAAGAGATCTCCGGCGAGGACGGCAACGTTGCCGGCGCGGCCGCTGGGCATGTGGACAAGGATGTCGAGAAGGCCCCTCCTTCAAGCACCGAATGGCAGCCACCATCGTCCATGAATTAA
- the LOC123094197 gene encoding protein TsetseEP translates to MARHGLLAVLLIGVVAASTFHQASAAGRGLAAVKKFAEPKPKPEHKPEPMPKPMPLSEPEPCKPEPMPKPKPKPRPKPELGPKPEQMPKLKPKPKPKPCSKPKPKPKPEPMPKPEPKSEPKPKPEPKPKPPPKCKPPTNHS, encoded by the coding sequence ATGGCGAGGCATGGCCTCCTCGCCGTGCTCCTCATCGGGGTAGTGGCAGCATCCACTTTCCACCAAGCATCCGCTGCTGGCCGAGGCCTTGCTGCCGTCAAGAAGTTTGCAGAGCCAAAGCCAAAGCCAGAACACAAACCAGAGCCAATGCCAAAACCTATGCCACTCTCAGAGCCGGAGCCTTGCAAACCTGAACCGATGCCCAAACCCAAACCAAAGCCTAGACCCAAGCCTGAACTTGGACCCAAGCCCGAGCAGATGCCAAAACTGAAGCCAAAGCCCAAGCCCAAGCCCTGCTCCAAACCAAAGCCAAAGCCTAAGCCCGAGCCCATGCCGAAACCTGAACCAAAGTCGGAGCCCAAGCCTAAACCTGAACCGAAACCGAAGCCGCCTCCAAAGTGCAAACCACCGACCAATCACAGTTGA
- the LOC123094198 gene encoding protein TsetseEP translates to MAMRCHSSCSLICIVFLLVFVAVAAEGAGYVQARQRKLQQVPAPPPVPLPNPNPQPDPNPQPLPMPDPNPQPLPQPLPQPLPGPNPQPQPLPQPLPDANPQPPPLPQPLPQPLPGPNAQPLPQPDVQGSYPQVQPLPDSNTSGRQNNALQGPQPLGAASTLYSCGATYKNIFFMGLLLYYFV, encoded by the coding sequence ATGGCGATGCGTTGCCACTCTTCCTGTAGCCTCATatgcatcgtcttcctcctcgttttTGTTGCTGTGGCAGCGGAGGGTGCAGGATACGTGCAGGCGCGGCAGCGGAAATTACAGCAGGTGCCAGCACCACCGCCAGTGCCGCTGCCAAACCCTAACCCGCAGCCTGACCCAAACCCACAACCTTTGCCTATGCCAGACCCAAATCCGCAGCCATTACCGCAGCCTTTACCGCAACCACTGCCGGGCCCAAACCCGCAGCCACAACCTCTGCCACAACCGTTGCCTGACGCAAACCCACAGCCACCGCCATTACCACAACCTCTGCCACAACCACTACCGGGCCCAAACGCACAGCCTCTGCCACAACCAGACGTCCAAGGCTCGTATCCGCAGGTACAACCATTGCCAGATTCAAACACGTCAGGGCGACAAAATAACGCACTACAGGGACCGCAACCACTTGGTGCAGCTTCAACGTTATATTCATGTGGTGCTACATACAAAAACATATTTTTCATGGGTTTATTGTTGTACTATTTTGTGTAG